The following are from one region of the Nicotiana tomentosiformis chromosome 7, ASM39032v3, whole genome shotgun sequence genome:
- the LOC104088875 gene encoding protein trichome birefringence-like 14, translating to MKGGLKVPRISLILIGLVCATVITLAYVKSPFLSSWTPSQDHVFQISPDYKVKDEEVLRERNRLGKSEESVKFEPTISNSSTKGSSTKDQVTEELITNTEIEGSAGIPPSFTQRGDLKGALEEKSSSREQENEVAAPVNSADSPIVNLTSASKDHGCNFAKGRWVTDDSRPLYSGFGCKQWLSSMWACRLTQRMDFEYEKLRWRPRDCEMEEFTGANFLKRMENKTLAFIGDSLGRQQFQSLMCMITGGEDRPDVLDVGREYGLVKARGAKRPDGWAYRFPSTQTTILYYWSASLCNLTPINASNPATDYAMHLDRPPAFLSRFLPRFDVLVLNTGHHWNRGKLNANRWVMYVGGVPNTNRKIADIAGAKNFTIHSIINWINSELPKYPGLKVFYRSISPRHFFNGDWNSGGTCDNTTPLAGGKEVLQDESSDSTAARAVKGTAVKLLDITAVSELRDEGHISRYSIKATPGMQDCLHWCLPGVPDTWNEILFAQL from the exons ATGAAGGGAGGTTTAAAGGTGCCACGGATCTCTCTCATCCTTATTGGATTAGTCTGTGCCACTGTTATTACTTTGGCATACGTGAAAAGCCCGTTCCTCTCTTCTTGGACACCATCTCAAGATCATGTCTTCCAGATTTCTCCAG ATTATAAAGTGAAAGATGAAGAAGTTTTAAGAGAACGAAATAGATTAGGGAAATCAGAAGAAAGCGTGAAATTTGAACCCACCATTTCAAATTCATCTACTAAGGGGTCTTCTACAAAGGATCAGGTGACTGAAGAACTGATTACTAATACTGAGATAGAAG GAAGTGCGGGTATTCCTCCCAGCTTTACCCAAAGAGGAGATTTAAAAGGAGCTTTGGAAGAAAAGAGTAGTTCAAGAGAACAAGAAAATGAAGTTGCCGCTCCAGTGAATTCTGCAGACAGCCCTATTGTAAATTTGACATCTGCCTCAAAAGATCATG GTTGTAACTTTGCTAAAGGTAGATGGGTCACAGATGATAGTAGGCCTCTATATTCTGGATTTGGCTGCAAGCAATGGTTGTCATCCATGTGGGCTTGCCGCTTGACACAGCGTATGGATTTTGAATACGAGAAACTACGTTGGAGACCAAGAGATTGCGAGATGGAAGAGTTTACAGGTGCTAACTTCCTGAAAAG GATGGAGAACAAAACTCTGGCTTTTATTGGGGATTCCCTTGGTAGACAGCAATTTCAGTCGCTTATGTGTATGATTACTGGTGGTGAAGACAGACCTGATGTTCTCGACGTGGGACGTGAATATGGTCTTGTAAAGGCTCGTGGTGCTAAACGACCTGATGGATGGGCTTATCGATTTCCGAGTACCCAAACAACTATTCTTTACTATTGGTCTGCTAGTCTGTGTAACTTAACACCCATTAATGCTTCAAACCCTGCTACTGATTACGCCATGCACCTGGATCGTCCGCCAGCATTTTTGAGTCGTTTCCTACCCAGATTTGATGTCCTTGTGCTAAACACAGGACACCATTGGAATAGAGGAAAGCTTAACGCCAACCGGTGGGTCATGTATGTTGGTGGCGTTCCTAACACGAACAGGAAAATTGCTGATATCGCTGGTGCCAAGAATTTTACAATTCACAGTATCATTAATTGGATAAATTCTGAGCTGCCAAAATACCCTGGTCTTAAAGTATTTTACCGGTCTATATCACCCAGGCATTTCTTTAATGGAGATTGGAACAGTGGAGGCACCTGTGATAACACTACTCCGCTTGCTGGTGGAAAAGAGGTTCTACAAGATGAATCCAGTGACTCTACTGCAGCAAGGGCAGTAAAAGGAACAGCTGTAAAGCTTTTGGATATCACAGCTGTATCTGAGCTGAGAGATGAGGGTCATATATCTCGATACAGCATCAAAGCAACACCCGGGATGCAGGATTGCTTGCATTGGTGCTTGCCTGGTGTTCCAGATACATGGAATGAAATTCTTTTTGCTCAACTTTAA
- the LOC104088872 gene encoding pentatricopeptide repeat-containing protein At1g71210, mitochondrial has protein sequence MLLTIRQARQKTRALFNHPLYVLYSTNTPPAAANSILAYPFLPSSVSVSSSNVLSTSRTIELQPKDVVLSFKEWFMSRKNPVFDRIFDILKTQDDITADISLSRFNLRLSEALVLDVLNYEKNKDVLSCLKFFDWAGRQPGFHHTRATFNAIFKILSKAKLMSLMVEFLDKYMKQRYFHKARFYNTLVIGYSVAGKPELALQLFGRMRFQGVDLDAFAYHVLLNALVEDGFYDAFEMVLKQIKFRGFEDSITHAIFVKSLCQQTELDRAEEYLRGLLRNGGVGLSGIVVANLVDALCKSKQFMRAASLVQDFRESGLVPMEQAYSVWIKDLAQAGELSEAVEFLKGKKLFDGYVPDVFRYNSLVCRLLRENRLEQVYDLLMDMKDQDIVPDDVTMNVTLCFFCKVGMADVALELYDSRAEFGLSVSSMTYNYLINTLLGDASVDEAYFVLKNAIEQGYFPGRRTFSIIADALCREGKLDRVKELVLAALDRNCMPSDSTYNKFISALCRASRVEDGYLVHGELSRLDRVTNKNTYFHLISGFNKSSRGDIAARLLIEMQEKGHSPDRRLYRAVICCLCQMEDPEKLFYSLLEVQLSRHEPSCLIYNYFIDGAGHAGKAELARDVFEMMKRNDITPNLQSDILILQSYLKAGKIADALNYFRDLSNRRSLGRKLWNTMIVGLCKANKPENAWNIFWEMRSTVLRPSMECYEELVKLLCSQKDYYKAILLVEDLMQIGRRVSSFIGNVLLLHSLQTPRVFSAWMHSRDLRNMKDHSLALGELIKTFSGGSNLDGDILEMEELIQQCFPLDVYTYNLLLRKLTISEMDLACKYFDRLCKKGHEPNRWTYDILVHGFLKVGRSSEARKWMEEMFSKGFDLTEATKAFV, from the coding sequence atgttGTTAACAATCAGACAGGCGAGGCAAAAAACTAGAGCTCTCTTCAATCATCCTCTATATGTATTATACTCCACTAATACTCCTCCTGCCGCCGCCAATTCAATCCTTGCATATCCATTTTTACCTTCATCTGTATCAGTTTCTTCTTCTAATGTTTTGTCAACTTCTAGAACAATTGAATTACAGCCCAAAGATGTTGTTTTGTCCTTTAAGGAGTGGTTCATGAGCAGAAAAAACCCAGTTTTCGATCGGATCTTTGATATATTGAAGACACAAGATGATATTACAGCTGATATTTCACTGTCTCGATTTAACCTTAGACTCTCCGAAGCTTTGGTGCTTGACGTGTTAAATTACGAGAAAAACAAGGATGTTTTATCCTGTTTGAAGTTCTTTGATTGGGCGGGTCGACAGCCGGGTTTTCATCATACCCGGGCGACGTTTAATGCCATTTTTAAGATTTTGTCGAAGGCAAAGTTGATGTCTTTGATGGTTGAGTTTTTGGATAAGTATATGAAGCAAAGGTATTTTCATAAAGCGAGATTTTACAATACTTTGGTCATTGGATATTCGGTGGCTGGCAAGCCTGAGCTTGCACTCCAACTGTTCGGTAGAATGCGTTTTCAGGGTGTTGATTTGGATGCGTTTGCTTATCATGTGTTGCTTAATGCATTGGTGGAGGATGGTTTTTATGATGCGTTTGAGATGGTTTTGAAGCAGATTAAGTTTAGGGGTTTTGAGGATTCGATAACACATGCTATATTCGTTAAGAGTCTTTGCCAGCAAACGGAGCTGGATCGAGCTGAGGAGTATCTTAGAGGGTTGTTGAGAAATGGAGGGGTAGGGTTGAGTGGCATTGTGGTGGCTAATCTTGTGGATGCTTTGTGTAAAAGTAAGCAGTTTATGAGAGCTGCAAGTTTGGTTCAGGATTTTAGAGAGTCTGGTTTGGTTCCGATGGAACAGGCATATAGTGTGTGGATTAAGGACCTTGCTCAGGCCGGGGAGCTAAGTGAGGCAGTAGAATTTCTGAAAGGCAAGAAACTGTTTGATGGGTATGTTCCTGATGTATTTCGCTATAACAGCTTAGTGTGTCGGCTTTTAAGAGAGAACAGGTTAGAGCAGGTTTATGACTTGTTGATGGACATGAAGGATCAAGATATAGTACCTGACGATGTCACCATGAATGTAACTTTGTGCTTCTTCTGCAAGGTGGGGATGGCTGATGTTGCCTTGGAGTTGTATGATTCGAGAGCTGAATTTGGACTCTCTGTAAGTAGTATGACCTATAACTATCTGATAAATACTCTATTAGGTGATGCAAGCGTCGATGAAGCATATTTCGTGCTGAAGAATGCCATTGAACAAGGTTATTTCCCTGGTAGGAGGACATTTTCAATTATTGCTGATGCTCTTTGCAGAGAGGGGAAACTCGATAGAGTGAAGGAGTTGGTTCTTGCTGCTCTAGACCGGAATTGCATGCCCAGTGACTCGACCTACAACAAGTTCATATCAGCCTTATGTAGGGCCAGCAGGGTGGAAGATGGATACTTGGTACATGGAGAGCTCAGCAGATTGGATAGGGTTACTAACAAGAATACTTATTTTCACTTGATTAGTGGCTTTAACAAGTCAAGTAGGGGAGATATTGCAGCAAGATTGTTAATAGAAATGCAAGAAAAAGGTCATAGTCCAGATCGGAGATTGTACAGGGCGGTTATTTGTTGTTTATGTCAGATGGAGGATCCGGAGAAGCTATTTTACAGTTTATTAGAGGTTCAATTGTCTCGGCATGAGCCTAGCTGCCTCATTTATAATTACTTCATCGATGGAGCTGGTCATGCCGGAAAGGCTGAGCTGGCCAGAGATGTTTTTGAGATGATGAAGAGAAATGATATCACGCCGAATTTGCAGTCTGACATTTTAATATTGCAAAGTTACTTGAAAGCTGGAAAAATTGCTGATGCTTTAAACTACTTTCGTGACTTGTCCAATAGAAGAAGTCTAGGAAGAAAATTATGGAACACCATGATTGTTGGCCTTTGTAAAGCTAACAAGCCCGAAAATGCGTGGAACATCTTCTGGGAGATGAGATCAACTGTTTTGCGGCCAAGTATGGAATGTTATGAGGAACTTGTTAAATTGCTTTGCTCGCAAAAAGATTATTATAAGGCTATTCTTCTGGTCGAAGACTTGATGCAAATTGGTCGTCGGGTGTCATCCTTCATTGGCAATGTACTTTTGTTACACTCTTTACAAACTCCAAGAGTCTTCAGTGCTTGGATGCACTCAAGAGATTTGCGCAATATGAAGGATCACAGCTTAGCACTAGGGGAGCTGATAAAGACTTTCTCTGGTGGTAGTAATCTGGATGGAGATATATTGGAAATGGAAGAACTGATTCAACAATGCTTTCCACTTGACGTATACACTTACAATTTGTTGTTGAGAAAACTAACCATAAGTGAAATGGACCTTGCTTGCAAGTATTTCGACAGATTATGCAAGAAAGGACATGAGCCAAATCGATGGACTTACGATATATTAGTTCACGGCTTCTTAAAAGTTGGTCGATCTTCTGAGGCTAGAAAGTGGATGGAAGAAATGTTCAGTAAAGGTTTTGATCTGACTGAGGCTACAAAGGCATTTGTTTAA